The following coding sequences are from one Rhipicephalus microplus isolate Deutch F79 chromosome 3, USDA_Rmic, whole genome shotgun sequence window:
- the LOC142804070 gene encoding uncharacterized protein LOC142804070: MSGRLYSDWCKVYLCCRPLQQGSSINGAINAFSLLTSSSQSASGNSWAMHWLLVFDYGEDEVLICDADNHDGELTGRTYWKKRAALENYEKKRYLAKRNIPKEHIDQLLRKMCDSGQYHYTENNCQKWVRDLLHRLDIEMPSDEVDARTVVTDYIQPLSIAGAVVVGAGLLGALIFSGGAHRNRRD; encoded by the exons ATGTCGGGTCGCCTGTATTCTGACTGGTGCAAGGTGTACCTCTGCTGTAGGCCGCTTCAGCAGGGCAGCTCCATCAATGGCGCCATCAACGCCTTTTCCCTGCTGACGTCTTCGTCGCAATCGGCAAGCGGCAACTCGTGGGCAATGCATTGGCTCCTCGTGTTCGACTACGGCGAGGACGAGGTGCTCATCTGCGACGCCGACAACCACGACGGAGAACTAACGGGGCGCACGTACTGGAAAAAGAGGGCTGCTCTTGAGAACTACGAAAAGAAA agaTATCTCGCAAAGCGGAACATTCCAAAAGAACACATTGACCAGCTACTGAGGAAGATGTGTGACTCCGGCCAGTACCATTATACCGAGAACAACTGCCAGAAATGGGTCCGAGACCTTCTGCATAGACTGGACATTGAAATGCCCTCTGACGAAGTCGACGCCCGTACCGTAGTGACCGACTACATACAGCCGTTATCAATAGCCGGTGCCGTGGTAGTGGGCGCCGGTCTGCTCGGCGCGCTCATCTTCAGTGGCGGTGCCCATCGCAACAGACGGGATTAG